A single Anatilimnocola floriformis DNA region contains:
- a CDS encoding prolyl oligopeptidase family serine peptidase, whose product MAEPPVAPVKPVVDTHFGTQVTDHYRYMEDFKNPEVQAWVKGQADYASQTLSTLPGRAKLLERIKVLDAGKPFTIGDITLLPAGELFYFKQLASENVTKLYVNGSSGEAKLIDPEKFTKPAGGGHFALSFYRVSPDGQQILYGFAASGSEQTTLKIFDRPTNSDLPESIDRLEAEYARPDWLPDGKGFVYSRRRDVPTDAPATEGYKFTQAWLHEIGTKTGEDKLIFAQGATGSPEMQEMDFPAVILPIGSRWAIGQIKHGDETDLTLYATEQKTLGTKDVRWTKVCDRRDQVTEYAVHGDEIYLLTASEAPRFKVVRTLLTEPKFATADVIVPAGEQVVDSLAVAQDALYVGVLAGVPNKILRLPFTKNLRGFAGPAEHFDLLPDEPAANVVAARPDMTNVLIGTRSWTRAGNLYLYEPTTKNLVDTKLLPAGKFDAPDWLTSTEVMVPSHDGVKVPLSILHRRDIKLDGSNPAFISGYGAYGFTASMNYRPTNLAWLERGGVLAIAHIRGGGAFGKEWHHAGRKLTKPNTWKDFIACAEYLVAKKYTSPSKLAGEGGSAGGILIGRAITDQPDLFAAARISVGCTDMLRFETTLNGPPNVPEFGTTTKEDEFRGLLAMSTLHQIRDGVKYPAVLLTHGANDPRVEPWISAKTTARLQAATGSGKPVLFRVDYHAGHGIGSTRDQRQAELADVWSFLLWQFGDKDFQPKK is encoded by the coding sequence ATGGCCGAACCTCCTGTTGCCCCCGTCAAACCGGTTGTCGATACGCACTTCGGCACGCAAGTGACCGACCACTATCGCTACATGGAGGATTTCAAGAATCCAGAAGTGCAGGCCTGGGTGAAGGGACAAGCTGATTACGCATCGCAGACGCTGTCGACTTTGCCGGGCCGGGCGAAGTTGCTGGAACGAATCAAAGTGCTCGATGCTGGTAAGCCATTTACGATTGGCGACATCACGCTTCTTCCCGCTGGCGAGTTGTTTTATTTCAAGCAACTGGCCAGCGAAAATGTGACGAAGCTGTATGTCAACGGCAGCAGCGGTGAAGCGAAGCTGATCGATCCGGAGAAATTCACGAAGCCGGCAGGTGGCGGGCACTTTGCCCTCAGCTTTTATCGCGTGTCGCCCGATGGCCAGCAGATTTTGTACGGCTTTGCCGCCTCGGGCTCTGAGCAAACGACCCTGAAAATTTTCGATCGGCCGACGAACAGCGATCTCCCCGAGAGCATCGATCGCCTCGAAGCCGAATACGCCCGGCCCGATTGGTTGCCCGACGGCAAGGGGTTTGTATACAGTCGCCGGCGTGATGTTCCCACCGATGCGCCCGCGACCGAAGGCTACAAGTTTACGCAGGCTTGGCTGCACGAGATCGGTACGAAGACGGGCGAAGACAAATTGATCTTCGCGCAGGGCGCCACCGGTTCACCGGAAATGCAGGAGATGGATTTTCCTGCCGTCATTCTGCCGATTGGTTCGCGCTGGGCCATCGGACAGATCAAGCATGGCGACGAGACCGATCTCACGTTGTATGCCACCGAGCAGAAGACGCTCGGCACGAAGGATGTGCGCTGGACGAAAGTTTGCGACCGTCGCGATCAAGTGACGGAGTACGCGGTTCACGGAGATGAGATTTATTTGCTCACGGCGAGCGAGGCGCCGCGGTTCAAGGTCGTGCGGACCTTGTTGACGGAGCCGAAGTTTGCAACCGCCGATGTCATCGTGCCGGCCGGCGAGCAAGTGGTCGATTCGCTGGCCGTGGCGCAAGATGCGCTCTATGTCGGAGTGCTCGCCGGCGTGCCGAACAAGATTTTGCGACTGCCGTTCACCAAGAATCTGCGTGGCTTCGCGGGGCCCGCGGAGCATTTTGATCTGCTCCCCGACGAACCCGCTGCCAATGTGGTAGCAGCTCGGCCTGATATGACCAACGTGCTCATCGGCACGCGATCGTGGACTCGGGCCGGCAATCTTTACCTCTATGAACCGACCACGAAGAATCTCGTCGATACGAAGTTGCTGCCAGCCGGCAAATTCGACGCTCCCGATTGGCTCACTTCGACCGAAGTGATGGTGCCAAGCCACGACGGCGTGAAGGTGCCGCTGTCGATCTTGCATCGCCGCGATATCAAGCTCGATGGCTCGAACCCGGCCTTCATTTCGGGCTACGGCGCGTATGGCTTTACCGCCTCGATGAACTACCGGCCGACCAATCTCGCCTGGCTCGAGCGCGGCGGTGTGCTGGCCATTGCGCACATCCGCGGCGGTGGAGCTTTTGGCAAGGAATGGCATCACGCGGGGCGAAAGCTAACCAAGCCGAACACTTGGAAAGACTTCATTGCCTGCGCAGAGTATCTCGTCGCCAAGAAATACACATCCCCATCCAAGCTCGCTGGCGAAGGCGGCAGCGCGGGAGGCATTCTCATCGGCCGCGCGATTACCGATCAGCCTGATCTGTTTGCCGCGGCACGTATCAGCGTGGGCTGCACCGATATGCTCCGTTTCGAAACGACGCTCAACGGCCCGCCAAATGTTCCCGAGTTCGGCACCACGACCAAGGAAGATGAGTTCCGTGGATTACTCGCCATGAGCACGCTGCATCAGATTCGCGACGGCGTGAAATATCCCGCCGTGCTCCTGACGCACGGCGCGAATGACCCGCGCGTGGAACCGTGGATTTCGGCCAAGACCACCGCTCGTCTACAGGCAGCGACCGGCAGCGGCAAACCGGTTCTGTTTCGCGTCGATTATCACGCGGGGCACGGCATCGGTTCGACGCGCGATCAACGCCAGGCCGAACTCGCCGACGTGTGGAGTTTTCTACTATGGCAATTCGGCGACAAAGATTTTCAGCCGAAGAAGTAG
- a CDS encoding SMP-30/gluconolactonase/LRE family protein, giving the protein MHLLLLLALLSADPTDKLFVATPLTKPNEFTAGIEGPACDAQGNIFAVNFAEQGTIGRVTPDGKGEIFVRLEGKSIGNGIRFDKAGQMYVADYVGHNVLQIDPATKKITVLAHDDGLNQPNDLARAADGTLFASDPAWDKGTGQLWRISTKGEIKRLAQDLGTTNGIDVSPDGKTLYVNESAQRGVWAFPIRDDGTLGERKLVKQFEDHGFDGMRVDVDGNLYITRYGKGTVVKLSPQGEVLKEIDVLGKQPSNLCFGGSDGRTVYVTEVEHRRLVQFRVDKPGLEWQQNR; this is encoded by the coding sequence ATGCATCTGCTCCTGCTGCTTGCTCTACTCTCCGCCGATCCCACCGATAAACTCTTCGTCGCCACGCCGCTGACCAAGCCGAACGAATTCACCGCCGGCATCGAAGGACCGGCATGCGATGCCCAGGGAAACATCTTTGCGGTGAACTTTGCCGAGCAAGGAACGATCGGCCGTGTCACGCCCGACGGCAAAGGTGAGATCTTCGTGCGGCTCGAAGGTAAGAGCATCGGCAACGGCATTCGTTTTGATAAAGCGGGCCAGATGTACGTTGCCGATTACGTCGGCCACAACGTGCTGCAGATCGATCCGGCGACGAAGAAGATCACGGTGCTCGCCCACGATGATGGTTTGAATCAACCAAACGATCTGGCCCGCGCCGCCGATGGCACGCTCTTCGCCAGCGATCCTGCCTGGGACAAAGGAACTGGCCAACTGTGGCGGATTTCGACGAAGGGTGAAATCAAACGTCTCGCTCAAGACCTCGGCACGACAAACGGAATCGATGTGAGTCCTGACGGCAAGACGCTGTACGTCAACGAAAGCGCGCAGCGGGGCGTGTGGGCCTTTCCGATTCGAGACGACGGCACGCTCGGCGAACGAAAGCTTGTGAAGCAATTCGAAGACCACGGCTTCGATGGCATGCGCGTCGATGTCGATGGCAATCTCTACATCACTCGCTATGGCAAAGGGACGGTCGTGAAACTTTCGCCGCAAGGTGAGGTACTTAAAGAGATCGACGTCCTCGGCAAACAGCCGAGCAACCTGTGCTTCGGCGGTTCTGACGGCCGGACGGTCTATGTCACGGAAGTCGAACATCGGCGACTCGTTCAATTTCGCGTCGACAAGCCCGGCCTCGAATGGCAACAAAATCGATAA
- a CDS encoding CCA tRNA nucleotidyltransferase, producing the protein MSSEERCHVLSGNNEHVILTKPSPAETPFPRLITLELPRIALPAVDPTAAREFAVEVVRKLRDAGHQALWAGGCVRDQLLGIMPKDYDVATSARPEQVRDVFGHRRSLPIGAAFGVITVLGPKPAGQIEVATFRRDAGYSDGRHPDSVTFSDAKEDAQRRDFTINGLFYDPVVEQVIDYVGGQDDLQAGVIRAIGVPRDRITEDKLRMLRAVRFAAKFGFTIENKTLAAVQEQSNELVIVSAERIAEELRKMLTLERRRLAVELLSQAQLLEIILPEARGVHTQAWQQTLTMLERLQAPTFPQGLALLLRPLAETPDALAQLVDLVCRRLKLSVEELTQVQRLLREEPLLRRASEFTWPKLQRLLATPGVESILDFAAAVSSVLDPNPMELDLCNRMLDLPAALMNPLPLINGEDLKLLGLPPGPQFRIILDQVRDAQLESLINTPEEALQMASKLAAVPS; encoded by the coding sequence TTGTCTTCTGAAGAACGCTGTCACGTGTTGTCAGGTAACAACGAGCATGTCATTCTAACGAAGCCCTCGCCCGCCGAAACTCCCTTCCCACGGCTCATCACGCTGGAATTGCCGAGGATTGCCTTGCCCGCTGTCGATCCCACCGCCGCCCGTGAATTCGCTGTCGAGGTCGTGCGCAAATTGCGCGATGCCGGCCATCAAGCCCTCTGGGCCGGCGGCTGCGTGCGCGATCAGTTGCTCGGCATCATGCCGAAGGACTATGACGTCGCCACGAGTGCCCGGCCCGAGCAAGTGCGCGATGTCTTCGGCCATCGCCGTTCGCTGCCAATCGGCGCGGCGTTTGGCGTGATTACCGTGCTCGGTCCCAAACCAGCCGGGCAAATCGAAGTAGCGACGTTCCGCCGCGACGCAGGTTACAGCGACGGCCGACATCCCGATAGCGTGACCTTCAGCGATGCCAAGGAAGATGCCCAGCGGCGCGACTTCACCATCAACGGACTGTTTTACGATCCCGTGGTGGAGCAGGTGATCGACTACGTCGGCGGCCAGGATGATCTGCAAGCCGGCGTGATCCGCGCCATCGGTGTGCCCCGCGATCGCATCACCGAAGACAAGCTGCGGATGCTCCGTGCGGTTCGCTTCGCCGCGAAGTTCGGCTTTACGATTGAAAACAAGACTCTCGCTGCCGTGCAAGAGCAATCGAACGAACTGGTGATCGTCAGTGCCGAGCGAATCGCCGAAGAATTGCGGAAAATGCTCACGCTCGAGCGTCGCCGCCTCGCCGTGGAACTCCTCAGCCAAGCGCAACTCCTCGAAATCATCCTCCCCGAAGCGCGCGGCGTACACACGCAGGCCTGGCAACAAACGCTGACGATGCTCGAGCGACTCCAAGCGCCAACGTTTCCGCAGGGACTCGCTTTATTGCTGCGGCCGCTGGCAGAAACGCCCGACGCGCTTGCGCAGCTCGTCGATCTCGTCTGCCGTCGCTTGAAACTCTCTGTCGAAGAGCTGACCCAAGTGCAACGGCTGTTGCGCGAGGAACCGTTGCTGCGCCGCGCGAGCGAATTCACCTGGCCGAAATTGCAGCGGCTATTGGCAACGCCCGGCGTCGAGTCGATTCTCGATTTTGCCGCAGCCGTTTCCAGCGTCCTTGATCCCAATCCGATGGAACTCGATCTCTGTAATCGGATGCTCGATTTGCCTGCGGCGCTGATGAATCCGTTGCCGCTCATCAACGGCGAGGATTTAAAACTTCTCGGCTTGCCCCCCGGTCCGCAGTTCCGCATCATCCTCGACCAGGTTCGCGACGCCCAACTCGAAAGCCTGATCAACACGCCCGAAGAAGCGCTGCAAATGGCGAGCAAGCTTGCTGCAGTTCCATCTTAA
- a CDS encoding rhodanese-like domain-containing protein: protein MSATLPIEIDVTSVKELLDAGSDFLLLDCRQPGEYQTANIAGATLIPMREIPSKLAELGTQDKHIVVHCHHGGRSLQVTHFLRNQGFANVQNMSGGIDAWSQIIDPTVPRY from the coding sequence ATGTCTGCTACGTTACCGATCGAAATCGATGTCACCTCCGTCAAAGAACTCCTCGATGCCGGCAGCGACTTTCTGCTGCTCGATTGCCGTCAGCCGGGCGAATATCAAACGGCGAACATCGCCGGCGCGACGCTGATTCCGATGCGCGAGATTCCCAGCAAGCTCGCCGAACTGGGCACGCAGGACAAGCACATCGTCGTGCATTGCCACCACGGTGGCCGGAGCTTGCAGGTGACTCACTTCTTGCGAAATCAGGGCTTTGCCAACGTGCAGAATATGTCGGGCGGTATCGACGCGTGGTCACAGATTATCGATCCGACGGTCCCGCGATACTAA
- a CDS encoding RidA family protein produces the protein MSAEAKLVELKLELPPAPKAMGVYKPIVILGNTAYVSGHGPLKSDGSLLVGRVGSEVDQAAGYTAARQTGLAILATLRANLGSLDRVKRVVKTLGMVNCTADFDKHPAVINGCSELWRDIWGADHGVGARSAVGMGSLPGNITVEIEAIFELA, from the coding sequence ATGAGCGCTGAAGCCAAACTCGTTGAACTCAAGCTGGAACTTCCCCCCGCGCCGAAGGCGATGGGCGTTTACAAGCCGATCGTCATCCTCGGCAACACGGCATATGTCTCGGGGCACGGCCCGCTGAAGAGCGATGGCTCACTACTCGTCGGCCGCGTCGGCTCCGAGGTCGATCAGGCCGCGGGTTACACGGCTGCGCGGCAGACGGGCCTCGCCATTCTCGCTACGTTGCGGGCGAATCTCGGTAGCCTCGATCGCGTGAAGCGGGTGGTGAAGACGTTGGGCATGGTCAACTGCACGGCTGACTTCGACAAGCATCCGGCCGTCATCAACGGCTGCAGCGAACTGTGGCGCGACATCTGGGGCGCCGATCACGGCGTGGGTGCTCGCAGCGCCGTGGGAATGGGTTCGTTGCCAGGAAATATTACGGTGGAGATCGAAGCGATCTTTGAATTAGCATAG
- a CDS encoding MraY family glycosyltransferase produces MPFRQICVLVLGSVLPGLIVALLATYLMRWLSPRIGLIDQPNAQRKVHTSPVPLGGGVGIWLGVIGTFAVAQLALWFVMSNGELDKYVPDFARPHLNGMLLQSLKLWVLLAAGTALMFLGLADDRYGLSWQLRMGTQFGVAAICVFFIPSLQLTAFINQPWLTGLLSVVWIVALINSFNMLDNMDGLSAGIAAIAASFLATIMLTGPNPEGKSPQLFVAGFLLVLVGSLLGFLFHNRPPAKIFMGDAGSYFVGFNIAVATLLASYTGYRGETRHAILAPLCVMAVPLYDLVTVIFIRLRTGRSIFSADKNHFSHRLVELGLSRPQAVLTVYLTTATCCLAGLLLHQVKGLFGAVILMLIVGCILSLIAILETTARRKINQP; encoded by the coding sequence ATGCCTTTTCGCCAAATCTGCGTCCTCGTTCTCGGCAGCGTCTTGCCGGGGCTCATTGTTGCGCTGTTGGCGACGTATCTCATGCGCTGGCTCAGTCCGCGCATCGGGTTGATCGATCAGCCGAATGCTCAAAGGAAAGTCCACACTTCGCCGGTGCCGCTCGGCGGCGGTGTGGGCATTTGGTTGGGAGTGATCGGGACGTTTGCTGTCGCGCAACTCGCGCTGTGGTTCGTCATGTCGAACGGCGAGCTAGATAAGTATGTGCCGGATTTTGCCCGGCCGCATTTGAACGGCATGCTGTTGCAATCGCTGAAACTCTGGGTGCTGCTCGCGGCTGGAACCGCGCTGATGTTCCTCGGCTTGGCCGATGATCGCTACGGGCTGTCGTGGCAGTTGCGAATGGGAACGCAGTTTGGTGTGGCCGCGATTTGTGTTTTTTTCATTCCAAGTCTGCAACTGACTGCGTTCATCAATCAGCCGTGGCTGACGGGATTGCTATCCGTTGTGTGGATTGTCGCGCTCATTAACTCGTTCAACATGCTCGACAACATGGACGGGCTTTCGGCGGGGATCGCGGCGATTGCGGCCAGCTTTTTAGCAACCATTATGCTCACCGGGCCTAATCCTGAAGGGAAAAGCCCACAGCTATTCGTGGCCGGTTTTCTGCTGGTGCTGGTTGGTTCGCTGCTCGGTTTTTTGTTCCACAATCGCCCGCCGGCGAAGATTTTTATGGGAGACGCCGGCAGTTACTTTGTCGGTTTCAACATTGCGGTGGCCACGTTGCTGGCCAGTTACACGGGCTATCGGGGCGAGACTCGGCATGCGATTTTGGCCCCGCTGTGTGTGATGGCCGTGCCGTTGTACGACCTGGTGACGGTCATTTTCATCCGGCTACGAACGGGCCGAAGTATTTTTTCAGCCGACAAGAACCATTTCTCGCATCGCCTCGTAGAGCTAGGGTTAAGCCGGCCGCAGGCGGTGCTGACGGTCTATTTGACGACGGCTACGTGCTGCCTGGCCGGCCTGCTGCTTCATCAAGTGAAAGGGCTGTTCGGAGCGGTTATCTTGATGTTGATTGTAGGCTGCATCCTCTCCTTGATTGCCATTCTGGAAACCACCGCCAGGCGAAAGATCAACCAGCCATGA